The nucleotide window gattatattgatgctatggtgaggacgagagtaaaagcacgaagggtgatgccgcgcaGTTTATATTGATTCGTATGGTGAGGACgagggtaaaagcacgaagggtgatgccgtgcacttgtttgattCCTGGTTCTTGTTGAAAATTTAGATATGGTGTTCCTCGTATTTACTTGTTGCCTTCTTATTCTTAATTGATGTTTCCCCCGCAACATATTTCCCCCTCCTATTATTAACTGTACATTTCGGTTTctactttccgctgtatatgatttaactgcacaggtttgttcggtagtctggtcctagcctcgtcactacttcgccgaggttaggctaggcacttaccagcacatgggtcggttgtgctgatactacactctgcactatgtacTGATCCCGGCGttgcagcttttggaccttagcttgggtggctgccttcagtcaacacggagatccaaggtagtcctgcaggcatccgcaggccctggcgtctccctctatcccttcatcctgtttcatttatgtatttcagaaacagtgtattacttatttttcagactttgtttgtagtattcctagaccgtctgtaaagtgtgacaccagttctgggtagtctttgTTTAAGAGATTGTATCAGACATATAAAAATGGTTTTATGGTTTCTTCCGCTTGTTTAAATTCTGTTGTTTACAAACTATTGTTTCATAATTGTTGAacgattaaaaatggaaaaacaGATAAATTGTTCAAacgtttggcttgcctagctttcattagtaggtgctatcacgactcccaaaggtggaaaattcgggtcgtgataggTCCTTGTCAAGTGGTTAAACTCAGCTTCTGAAGACATCACTTGGGAAGATTTACATGATTTCCAGTTCAGATTTCCTATTTTCAATCCTTGAGGACAAGGATTTTTGAAGGGGAGGGTAGTTGTTATGATCCAATTATATTTGGAATTACattctttgtatttttcatttgcACATTTATTTCCCCTATTTCCAGCTGAAAGTTGGTTATAACAGTTAGGCACGTGGAAAGCACATGACCCCAGATTTCCTTAATCTAGTTGGATTAATTCCCATATGTAAGCATCGAATTAGTGATTTAAGGCAATAATATCTTCTTCCTTATGTGTCTTAACTCATACCTCAATTGTTCAAGAGCAATTCTTCTAATTTGTTCTTTAGATCTCTCGGTTCTTTTTTCAATTATGAAGATCGTACCAAGACCACAATATTAATCATAAGAATGATTTTGTTTTAGTGAAACCTGCATACAAGCGTGATGGAATACAAATCATGGATGTGAACCTTTCCCCACCACCCATCATCTTAGGCTTCAttttaattcaatattatgggattccaattcaataattaatttctccaatttattatgtaattttatttgagttgagaaaataattgtgggaaaaagaaaacaagagaaCAAACAAGATAATGCACAGCGCATGAGAAGCAGGTGAAGGGTGAATTACTATATacttcctttattttattttgacatggaatttaagaaaaatagaTTTTTGAAACCCGTGGTTTAGACGAGCCATTATATTTTTCTTGGctataaaatcataaaaatgacGAGTTTCACGGAATGTGATTGTTTGTGGAAGACAGCCTAAAAAGTTCACGAAGTCAATTGTTGCTTTACAGAAAGTTGTCAACCATGAATTAAccgattttatctttgttttcgcTGGTAGAATTTGCTACAGAATTATAACTTTCTTCCAACCCACGTATAAACTACAAGAAACCCAATCAACCAAAATAAGACGGTGGATTGAGCTACGATTACAAACCCCTCAAGTAGTTCCCTTGATTAGCTGCATCGGTAGTGATAGAAGATATGTAATAACTCCTATTACGCAAAATTACTTTTAAAAGAATACATTCATTTAGTTTGATTACTACATCCAACAATCACTAAATAAACGCGAAGATAAAACATTATAATTCTAAAAAGGAACAGACGAGTTAGTTCCACCGCCCATAGACAATTATCATAAAGCTCAATACAATCAGATTAGCTATGCTGTTAAAAAGAGAATGATAAGATACAATCAAGAATCTGCTGAATAAAAGCAACTGGGTATAACATAGGATGAAGACACGTCCGCgtaggaaaaaaaaaaaaccaaatagGATTCAACATAATTATACCCTCAAGAAAATGAATATGGAAACAATTACAAAACTGGAGAAGTAGCACCTTCACTGACCCCCAATAAATCAGTACAAGATGCAATAATGCATCTCTTTGGTCCTGAATAATAGAACTGCCCTCTTTCTGCCTAActacaaacaaaaataaaagaaaaaatgccTCTTCTAAAAGAATATTACAAAGGAGAAATCAACACCCTATGACACACAACAGAAAACAATTATTTTATCTTGAGCCTCCACTTGTTCCCATCAGCGGTCAACAACTGCAAGGTGAGTGAGAAAGAAACAAGGGTAACAACTCTAAACACAGAGCAAAAGACCCAGATAATCTGCCTGCCCGTGTGTAGTGTTTGTTTATACCAGTATGTTGAGCGCCATCAGATTAGTAGGAACCCATGGGTGGCATGCCAAATGGAGGCATGGGAGGCATTCCCATTCCACCCATAGGCGGGGGAGGAGCAAAACCACCTCCCATGCCTGCACCTCCCATGCCTGGCATTGGTGGAGCAGGTAAAGCCAATGGCAGTAGCTGTGCATACATATTCTGCAATCAATCAGTGAATAGGATTAGCAAAGCCTGGTTTGGACATCAACACATTAAGAGATGGTCAATTTTGCCACAAGGTGTACGTGTGTGCCGCTTGTCACAATATTACCATGATCCATGCAACTTAATTCATAAATTCCAGGccaaaataaggaaataaattcAATTAGTTCCAACCATAGATAGGTTCTCTATGTACCTGCTGCTTAATAACATCCTTCTCTTCATTCTCTTTGGCTTTTGCTTCACTTTGAGCCTCAATCTTATCTTTTATTAGCTCATCGACCTTGCCAGTGTATTCACGGATaaactgagagagagagagagagagagaagttaGTGATTGCTGATGGCAGTGTGGAACAAGATCTATAAGAAGCACTCCAATGGACGAAATCAAAAATGATTACAGGTTTAAAGATactagaaagtaaaagagaaGAATATGATGGGAAAAAAATACTCTCAGACAGCTCTTAAGcctcataaacaaataaaaaggtTCATCCTAAGTCatcttaatttttataaaatttcatAGAGCAACAGAACAAAGGATAAATGAAATAAGAGTATCTTGTGCGAGACAGGTCTAATCTTCAAAACAGCAGCAGACCCTCAACATTGGGGGTGTACTGGTTTAAGAATTTTCTTTTTTGGTCTAACAGTTCATGTGCGGAAAAACTTTTCCGAAAAGAATGCAGAGATAGACCAAACGATTTTGACATAAACTAAACCAGGGTGACTAATGAAAGTGACTCATCAGAACCTCGTGGAGAAGTTTATTATTTAAAGAGCATAGAAGTTCTGCCAAAGCAAATTTGAATTGCATCGCAGGCACAATATGTGTGCTTTAACCACACtgcctacaacaacaaaaaataaattttgcagaACCAGTTGCTGTGAAATGCAGGCCTATCCAAAATTATAAGTCTCACAATAAATAGGTCTACCAGAGGAAAGGACTCAAAATCAAGCTGaggccttttctttttcttttgatgggaTAACTGAGAAGGTTGTCTTTTTTATATAGCAGATATGCAAAAGCGCACACATACAAAATCAGAGTGGAGGTTCAGAGATTTACCTGTAACAGGTAAGGGAATGCAAAGTCGATCATATTATTCATCCAGGCAAGCTCAAGGGCAACATCTGGGCGAATCaaatcataacaaacaaacagGCATGATGCGAAGCATTCTTTCTTTCCCTGCAAAAACAAGTACCAGTGGTTAGAAGCTCGATTTCATTTCTCCCAAAGGCTTTCTTATACAAAGATAAAGAGtaaacaaatagaataaaagtcaaatgaaaaaaatataaagtaagacGCTTCAGAATTTTCTAGTGTCTAGTACATTAGAATTTATACTAGCATTAACCAATGCACAGGTTACGAGAATCCAAGGTATCGGAATTTCTTGGACCAACAAACATCATTTCCACAAACTATTTTATTGCCTCCTTAATAATTCCTGTCCAtaaatttccttttgttttcttttaaaaggCAAAGCATGACATTCGAATATGCATATAGATTAATCAAAAAAAGTATGCATATGGCAACAAAAACTTTAAGCCGTATCTGCTAAAACGTTGAAGTGTaccaactttttttcttttttactggGATATCTGTCGCCTTTAATTTTAGGGAGTGTGGAGGTGGGGGTGCTCTGACACCTGCAGATACCCAGTAAACCAAGACGGCCGGTTCCTACTCGCAAGTCACAATAATTTAATCATGAAACTGACATAGGTGACAGAGCAAGTAAATAACCTATTTTCTGCAATCACTGTGTTTACCTCTTCAGGGGCTTGGGCAGAAAGGGGGAGTGAACAGTAGGATAATTCTTAAAATTCAAACCACTATACCTGTTCAATAAAGTAAACAAGCAACTCCTCTGCAAGTTCGCGATCTCCAGATTGTGAGGCTGTCTCCATGGCATCTTTGTAGAGATTATCTTTCTTTGACAGAGCAATGGATTGCTTCCACCTACCAGCTTTCTTATAGATATAGGCAGCAACACGCCGCATCTCGAGAAGCTCATGTTTCTCTATCTgcttaaaacaaaagaaaagcgGAAAAAGTTATGAGACATCTTATGAACACAGAGAGAGAACTTAGAAGAACTAGCCTCCACCTTCTGTGCAAGACCAATTTGATCGAAGTTATCATGCAAATCAGTTGATTCACGTAGTCTATCATAGTCTTCTTCCTCAACATAAATTTCGTTAAGGGCCTCATTCACTGCAGAAACGTTGTTGCTCTGAACAGCAATCATGTAAGGCTTGACTAGGCGAAGGTGACCAGCCTGATGTCAACCCAACAGAAAAAACAACAGATGATTTACAAAGAAGTATGCATATCACAATCTAATCCAAACATTTCTTGCAAGAAATGAGGTTTTGGTTATAAGCAAAGACCTTTCTCATTATGTCCACTACGCGTGTATGATCCACTCTAAGTGCAAGAACATTTAGCATATCATTAATGAGATCCGGATGCTCTTTCAAATAGAAGTGAACGGCCTTGTAATAAAGCTCCACATTAGCAACTTTGACAACAATGTCTTTGAACTGCATATGATCCCAGGCATCTGGAGAATGATTCATGACAGTAGTGGCAGCATTATCAAATTCATCATATTGGATGTACAAATATGTGAGTTCCTTCCAGTGTTGCTGCTCATCACAGGCACGAATAAGCTTGGGAATGTTGAGTCTGGTGGAGAATAATTTAATGTGTTCCATGAGCTTCTCGTGACGGTATCTGGCATACAAAACACCAAGTTCTGTGAAGATACCCATATGTGCACGCTCCAAACCCAGCCCACTCTCCATAAGAGAGATTAATTCATTGAAACATCCTCTATTTTGGTAATATTCACTAACTTCCTCCAAGTCATCTACCTGCAAAAGTAAAAGGATATACATATCATGAGCAGCCAGAAGATCTCCTTAGATGCAAATGAAGACAGGCAGAAGTGCAAGCAATGTCTGCTCGATAATAACCCGTACAGCAAAAAGTTAAGATACCTGCACGATAATGCTAAGCCCACAAATTTGAGCCAAACGGAACTCCTCAGCATCAACACAAGCAAAGCAGACATCTTTCCATGTCTTAGCACTATTTGCCTTGCGTGCTGCATCGACAGCACCTTGAAATTGATTTAACTTCACAAGCGTGCTCGCCAACTTGGCCCAGTTAGAAATGAAAGCGAAAATGATCTTTGCAGCCTCATATAAGCCTTCATCAAACAGCTTATCACCAACATTCGGTAGATTAGCAACATTTGGCATGAGAATAAATTCTTCAATATCACCCAATCGATCAATTTTAGCATATGCATAAATGAGTTCACTATCAACTTTGGGCTCTTTTGTCTTCTGCCTTACCATCAGCAAATACTTAACCAAGTCATGGTAAACATCTGCATCCTCTACAGCATGAATTACATCCAAAAAGTGGGTGGCGTCATCTGCACGAATAAATGACTCAATAGCATCGCTCACTAATCCTTCTCTCAGTTGAGCTTTAGCCACCTGGCTCCAAACAGCATCTTCTTCAACTCGGAATGCAAACTCCACAGCCCGATTAATATCACGAATGTTGTCAAGCAGAACATTAACAGCCTGGACATTCAGATTGAACTTCTTGAAGATAGCAAAAGCTTCTTCATAAAGTTGGGCTTCTACAGCAACCTCCCCTACTGCAGGTCCATCAAAATTATCAAGCCTATTGATATAGTCCATTACTCTGGATGGATCAGCTTTGATGGCTGTCAGGATAAGCAAATTCTGCAAATTAAAGTTCCCACTGAATGCAGAGTTCTGGAGCACAATCTTTTCAAGAAGCTCAATCAGTTCATGAGGAAGATCAGCAGTCATGAAAGCTTTAACAGCAGCAGAAACTTGCTCAGGGCTCTTGCTTTCAGGCAGAGCAGTGGAAACAACTTGATCAATAAGCTGCCTTCTAAACTCATTTTCGGGATTAAGAACTTTCTCCCAAAGATCACCATCCATCCTCTCAACCACATACCTGAAAACATTATAATATGATGGTTTACTCACCAATAGACTTCTGATAAACCAGCTAATATCGCAAACCTAACGAGTGACTAACCTCGCCTGAAGTTTGAACAAAGAGTTCTTGTTTGTCACATTAATGAGTTCATCATCACATTGCCCTCTCCTATATGCAACAACAGCTAGGGTAGGATCGCGCTTCTCACAATATTTACCCACAACGCGCGAGTCATAGTATGGATTGGTTGTGAGGAAATGCTCTGGGTTGTTATTGCTATCGATGATAATCTTTCCCAGAGCATTGTGTACATGCACATCTTGACTTCCTTCACTTACAAGATGCTCCAAGAACTGTGTCAGCAAGCGGAGTCGATTCCTGAAAACCAAGAGGATAAAAAGTTTAACACATGACTGCAAACATTTTTGGATCAATTCTACAGGGATAAAGAAAGACCTCTTTTCACATTCTTCCACCAAGGGCTCAACTGGAAGCAAAGAACGCACAGACAGGATCAATCCCTTAATGAAGTCCTCAGGACACTCATCATCTAAAAGCTGCCCTACAACTAAAGGAGCATTTCCTGGATTGACCTATTCCACAAAAGATAAAAGCCTGTCATTCCCACTTGCAAATACTTCCATAAAACAAGTATTACACAGAAACCATACGAACCTTCTGGACATAACCTTCAATATACCGTAGCATATTGTTGGTATAGAGATAGTGTGTGAGATTGGGAACAAAACCAAAGCGGTCACAAACATTAATCAGAGGCCGAGCATCAGGAAGTTTGGCTTCCATCAAGAAGTTCTTTGTCTTTTCTGCGTTATAGAAGTTTGATTCTCTTGTGACACGCTCAACCTCCTTGATTTGTCCAGTTCTGGCAGCTGCCTCAATATATTTAAAGTGGATATCAGGATCCTCACTGCACAAGACCCAAAAAATCAAtgattaattaataattataattaGGCTgtcaaaatgacaaaaagataGCTTGAGTATGCACCTGGAACTCAAATATGATCCAAGGAAGAAATATAACCCCTCATAAGATttaaattgctcaaaaagctttatGCAAGCATCAACACCCAACTGCTCACAGTACTCTTTTGCAACCTGCAATACTCATAATCAGCTAAGCTGCCATTATTGATTATTGTGGAATACTACCAAGAAATTCCGCTGCTTGAATTTATGCAAGCATTATAGGTGAGAGTACATGATAAATTCCAGCAAAAGGTCTCTTCTGCAATGACACACCATAACCAGTACCTGAACAATTATTTGAAGGTTCCCTTTGATATTGATAACAAGGAGGTCTTTCATGCATTCCAGTGCCCATTCACGTGAAACAGTCCCAAAGAACTCAACCAAGGCCTGAAAGGAACGGCATTAATCAGTATAAGTCAGATAAACTCCTAAAGAAAAGGTAAATACGATCTATAGATTTTTCCAACCTGAGGCTCAATTGCATGTGTATTCACAATAACACGCTTGATATCAGGCAGTTCAGAATAGTGCTGCAGAAACAACAAATAGATTATTCTGACTTAGCTGTGGTATCTTGGGAATAGTTAAGGAAGAAATGCTGATAATGATTCAACCTGCAGAGCCCGCATGTAAAGACCACCTTTCTCGCAAAGTTGAGCAATACGAGGTCGATCATAATGACTGAACATCCCATTTGCTAATATAGCATCAGCAACATTCGGGAAAGTCACAAGGTTGATTTCCAAGACCTGAGTAGAAGAAAAAGTTACGATTCAAAAGCAGAAGAGATTAACAAACAAAGCTTCCTAATGAAAACAGTAAAGAAACCTTAGTCTGCAGAAAGCCATGCTCTGGAAGGTTAGGTTTCAGAACATCCAGTAAAAATGCTGTTGCCTCACGGATCATGTTCCTCTATTAACAAAAGCAGAAAGAAAGAGACAATCCCTTATCAGCTGTGAACTGCATCCCACAGAAGAAGACAGCAAGCTTTCTAATGCACATAGACTTTAAAGCACTTAAGAAAGGATAAATTTGTAATAAATTGTCTGCTTGACAGTCTACAAGCTATTTGACATCATTATGAGTCAATTAACCTGAAGAAATAGATCGGTGATAGTGTTGTAATCAACAGGACAACCGCCCTCCATTTGGGACATCATGAGCGCAAAGTTAACAGCTCCCTGCACAAACGCACAAATTGTTCAACTTCATCAAAATTAGCACCATGTCGGATTTACAAGTGCTCATTTTCTCTTCGCCACAGAAAAGGCAACTTTCTAAACTGAGTACAATATCTCAAAGTGACATCATTAGATGCACAATTCTTGTAGCAAAATCTCCTCAAAAAAGAAAACCAAATTTGAGGCTGCATCATACAGTCAAAGATATTAACATCCAAATACTGAAGAATAAATCTGGTAAAATCTACAAAATGAAGGCAGTAGATATGGATGAGATAAGATAACATTATGAGTTATTGAACTATTCTCAGCATACCTGGGGATCAGATCGCATAATGGTTTGAAGAAGGAACAAGTAGTCAGGTGTATATCCAACCTGTATCAAccaaaaaaaccattttaaataTCCAACGTTGAATTCAGTTATACCAGACAGGTTTGAACCATCTAAACATCGAAGCTCAGACAAgcaccaaaaaagaagaaaaacaaattaaaaaattcAAACGGAGAAAAAGAAAGACACAAAACAGTCATCCACACGACCACACAAATGAGCCACTCACCTGCTTGGAATATATCAGAATTTTGTCGAATTCCTTGCGCTCAGCAAAAGCAGCAACAACTTTCGGAGTCGCTCTTGCTTTGATATATATTTTCAGGGCAAGGTCATTATCAACAGTCTAATAAAATTAACGAGTGCAATCAGT belongs to Nicotiana tabacum cultivar K326 chromosome 6, ASM71507v2, whole genome shotgun sequence and includes:
- the LOC107826230 gene encoding clathrin heavy chain 1-like, whose product is MAAANAPITMKEALTLQSIGVNPQFITFTNVTMESDKYICVRETAPQNSVVIIDMNMPMQPLRRPITADSALMNPNSRILALKAQVPGTSQDHLQIFNIEAKQKMKSYQMPEQVVFWKWITTKMLGLVTQTSVYHWPIEGDSEPVKMFDRTANLANNQIINYRCDPSEKWLVLIGIAPGSPERPQLVKGNMQLFSVDQQRSQALEAHAAAFATFRVPGNDRDSILISFATKSSNAGQVTSKLHVIELGAQPGKPSFTKKQADLFFPPDFADDFPVAMQISHKYSLIYVITKLGLLFVYDLETATAVYRNRISPDPIFLTAEASSIGGFYAINRRGQVLLATVNEATLVPFVSGQLNNLELAVNLAKRGNLPGAENLVVQRFQELFAQTKYKEAAELAAESPQGILRTPDTVAKFQSVPVQAGQTPPLLQYFGTLLTKGKLNAFESLELSRLVVNQNKKNLLENWLAEDKLECSEELGDLVKTVDNDLALKIYIKARATPKVVAAFAERKEFDKILIYSKQVGYTPDYLFLLQTIMRSDPQGAVNFALMMSQMEGGCPVDYNTITDLFLQRNMIREATAFLLDVLKPNLPEHGFLQTKVLEINLVTFPNVADAILANGMFSHYDRPRIAQLCEKGGLYMRALQHYSELPDIKRVIVNTHAIEPQALVEFFGTVSREWALECMKDLLVINIKGNLQIIVQVAKEYCEQLGVDACIKLFEQFKSYEGLYFFLGSYLSSSEDPDIHFKYIEAAARTGQIKEVERVTRESNFYNAEKTKNFLMEAKLPDARPLINVCDRFGFVPNLTHYLYTNNMLRYIEGYVQKVNPGNAPLVVGQLLDDECPEDFIKGLILSVRSLLPVEPLVEECEKRNRLRLLTQFLEHLVSEGSQDVHVHNALGKIIIDSNNNPEHFLTTNPYYDSRVVGKYCEKRDPTLAVVAYRRGQCDDELINVTNKNSLFKLQARYVVERMDGDLWEKVLNPENEFRRQLIDQVVSTALPESKSPEQVSAAVKAFMTADLPHELIELLEKIVLQNSAFSGNFNLQNLLILTAIKADPSRVMDYINRLDNFDGPAVGEVAVEAQLYEEAFAIFKKFNLNVQAVNVLLDNIRDINRAVEFAFRVEEDAVWSQVAKAQLREGLVSDAIESFIRADDATHFLDVIHAVEDADVYHDLVKYLLMVRQKTKEPKVDSELIYAYAKIDRLGDIEEFILMPNVANLPNVGDKLFDEGLYEAAKIIFAFISNWAKLASTLVKLNQFQGAVDAARKANSAKTWKDVCFACVDAEEFRLAQICGLSIIVQVDDLEEVSEYYQNRGCFNELISLMESGLGLERAHMGIFTELGVLYARYRHEKLMEHIKLFSTRLNIPKLIRACDEQQHWKELTYLYIQYDEFDNAATTVMNHSPDAWDHMQFKDIVVKVANVELYYKAVHFYLKEHPDLINDMLNVLALRVDHTRVVDIMRKAGHLRLVKPYMIAVQSNNVSAVNEALNEIYVEEEDYDRLRESTDLHDNFDQIGLAQKIEKHELLEMRRVAAYIYKKAGRWKQSIALSKKDNLYKDAMETASQSGDRELAEELLVYFIEQGKKECFASCLFVCYDLIRPDVALELAWMNNMIDFAFPYLLQFIREYTGKVDELIKDKIEAQSEAKAKENEEKDVIKQQNMYAQLLPLALPAPPMPGMGGAGMGGGFAPPPPMGGMGMPPMPPFGMPPMGSY